A portion of the Hoylesella buccalis ATCC 35310 genome contains these proteins:
- a CDS encoding TerB family tellurite resistance protein, producing the protein MAAGKWIGGILGFMQGGPLGALAGFAIGWLFDSGLDTFSEGGSGDEYRQRQGNRYAQYNQQQRQYAEGQRNTFLFSILALASYVIRADGKVMHSEMQTVRNFLRQNFGEVAVKQGEEILLRLFEQQKQMGWRQFSNTIRQACIQISFNMGYSERLQLFNFLVIIAQADGMIVSEEVNVLKEIAQYLGLSAADVDSMLNLKDSSTNLEAAYRVLGIAPSATNDEVKKAYRQMALKHHPDRVSTLGNDVKKAAQKKFQEINNAKDLIYKARGM; encoded by the coding sequence ATGGCAGCAGGTAAATGGATAGGTGGAATACTAGGTTTCATGCAGGGAGGGCCACTAGGCGCACTTGCTGGATTTGCAATTGGATGGCTCTTCGACAGCGGCTTGGACACCTTCAGTGAAGGCGGATCGGGTGACGAATATCGACAACGTCAGGGCAACAGGTATGCACAATACAATCAACAGCAACGACAATACGCCGAAGGACAACGCAACACGTTTCTCTTTTCCATTCTCGCATTGGCATCGTATGTCATCCGAGCCGACGGCAAGGTGATGCATTCGGAGATGCAAACGGTGCGCAATTTCCTCAGACAGAACTTTGGTGAGGTGGCAGTGAAGCAAGGCGAGGAGATTCTTCTCAGGCTTTTCGAACAACAAAAGCAAATGGGGTGGAGGCAGTTCAGCAACACCATCCGGCAAGCATGCATCCAAATTAGCTTCAACATGGGCTATTCTGAACGGTTGCAGCTGTTCAACTTCCTGGTTATCATCGCTCAAGCCGATGGCATGATTGTCAGTGAAGAGGTCAACGTCCTGAAAGAGATAGCCCAATATCTGGGACTTTCAGCTGCCGATGTTGACTCCATGCTCAACCTCAAAGACAGCTCTACAAACCTCGAAGCAGCATACAGAGTACTGGGAATTGCCCCCTCTGCTACCAATGATGAGGTGAAAAAGGCTTATCGGCAGATGGCCTTGAAGCATCATCCCGACCGTGTTTCCACGCTGGGTAACGACGTGAAGAAGGCCGCGCAGAAGAAGTTTCAGGAAATCAACAATGCCAAAGACCTCATTTACAAAGCCCGCGGCATGTAG
- a CDS encoding M16 family metallopeptidase has protein sequence MKHLFWRALLGFVILPTMTQAADLPQTLPVDTAVRIGTLDNGLKYYIRHNNWPEKRANFYIVQRVGSIQEEENQRGLAHFLEHMCFNGTKNFPGNNVIRYCESLGVKFGGDLNAYTSIDQTVYNISNVPTKRQSALDSCLLILHDWANGLTLDPQEIDKERGVIHEEWRERTSANSRMLERNLPTLYSGSKYGSRFPIGLMSVVDNFKPAELRAYYEKWYQPSNQCIIVVGDVDVDHTERMIRQMFGTVTNPADIAPIVAEQVPDNDTPIVVIDKDKEQPNSAVEALFKHDPWPDSLKNSMDYVMANYVKNVAIGMLNDRYAEAAQKSGCPYLGAEAADGTFIFAKTKNAFRVSAAPRSIELTAKALKTALAEAHRAADQGFTQIEYDRAKKNLLNGLERAYNNKDKRGNASFADDYKGNYLSNEPIPAFEEYYYMMRQAIPQIPLEEINRVLPNLLPKSDHNLVIINFNNEKEGNVYPKREDLLEAVKQARQANFEAYVDTLQQQPLMKKLPRLGRIVKEKKNDKFGFTELKLSNGVTVVLKKTDFKKGQVGLSAIGPGGKSLYGEKDFANLAAFDDIVGSSALGGFTGMQLPKILAGKTANAHLSIGDKYMGVGGSAAKQDVETMLQLVYLYFTNIGKDEKAVANLMDGWRTSLKNRNLSHETIYSDSLTATLYGHNPRLRPFLEEHLKDIDYDRVLQIARERTANASAWTFTFVGDYDESTIRPLVCRYLGSLPTKGKVRHGHLLTSYQKGVVENVFHRKMQTPKAMACMVWHNTDMSYTLDGAMKMNMIGQILSMVYLKKIREDAGAAYSCGADGSAEIEGDFHAYSLVVTCPVKPEKSDIALKIMRDEAERMTTHCDEAMLEKVKAYMLKNADLAVKTNTYWRNVIGMYRRYGMDTHSQYKDVIKKQTVKGLCDFMKEFLQGNNRVTVVMLPQE, from the coding sequence ATGAAACATCTCTTTTGGAGGGCATTGCTTGGTTTCGTCATTCTGCCCACCATGACACAAGCGGCTGATTTGCCGCAGACGTTGCCGGTAGACACGGCTGTAAGAATAGGGACTTTGGATAATGGCCTTAAGTATTACATACGCCATAACAACTGGCCCGAGAAGCGTGCCAACTTCTATATCGTACAGCGTGTTGGCTCCATACAGGAAGAAGAGAACCAGCGAGGTTTGGCTCACTTCCTTGAACACATGTGCTTCAACGGTACCAAAAACTTCCCAGGCAACAACGTCATCAGGTATTGTGAGTCTTTGGGCGTAAAGTTTGGTGGAGATCTCAACGCATATACGTCTATAGACCAGACGGTTTACAACATCTCCAACGTGCCCACCAAGCGACAGAGCGCACTCGACTCGTGCCTGCTCATCCTGCACGACTGGGCCAACGGTCTGACATTGGACCCTCAAGAGATAGACAAAGAACGAGGCGTGATACATGAAGAGTGGAGAGAGCGCACCAGTGCTAACTCGCGTATGTTGGAGCGAAACTTGCCCACACTTTACTCTGGATCTAAGTATGGCTCGCGGTTTCCCATCGGGCTGATGAGTGTCGTGGACAATTTCAAACCTGCAGAGCTGCGCGCCTACTATGAAAAATGGTACCAACCATCCAATCAGTGCATCATCGTCGTGGGTGATGTTGATGTGGATCATACAGAGCGTATGATACGGCAGATGTTCGGTACTGTGACTAATCCGGCCGACATTGCGCCCATTGTAGCCGAGCAAGTGCCAGACAACGATACGCCCATTGTCGTGATTGACAAGGATAAGGAACAACCCAACAGTGCCGTTGAGGCTCTCTTCAAGCACGATCCATGGCCCGACTCGCTTAAAAATTCCATGGACTACGTCATGGCCAATTATGTAAAAAATGTAGCTATAGGCATGCTCAACGACAGATATGCCGAGGCGGCGCAAAAGAGCGGATGCCCATACCTTGGTGCTGAGGCGGCTGATGGAACGTTTATTTTCGCCAAAACAAAAAATGCTTTCAGGGTATCTGCCGCGCCAAGAAGCATCGAACTAACTGCCAAAGCCTTGAAAACCGCTCTTGCCGAGGCTCACCGCGCAGCTGACCAAGGATTCACGCAGATAGAGTATGACAGGGCCAAGAAAAACCTTCTCAACGGCTTGGAACGCGCTTACAACAACAAGGACAAGCGCGGGAACGCCTCGTTCGCTGACGACTACAAGGGAAATTATCTCTCCAACGAGCCAATACCGGCTTTTGAGGAGTATTATTATATGATGCGACAGGCCATCCCACAAATACCTTTGGAGGAGATTAACAGGGTGTTGCCAAATCTTTTGCCCAAGTCTGACCATAACTTGGTGATAATCAACTTTAACAATGAGAAAGAGGGAAATGTCTATCCCAAGCGAGAGGATTTGCTCGAAGCTGTGAAGCAGGCTCGCCAGGCCAATTTTGAGGCCTATGTGGACACCTTACAACAGCAGCCGTTGATGAAAAAATTACCACGACTTGGCAGGATTGTCAAAGAAAAGAAGAACGACAAGTTCGGTTTCACCGAACTGAAACTCTCCAATGGCGTGACCGTGGTGCTCAAGAAAACCGACTTCAAGAAAGGGCAAGTGGGGCTGTCAGCGATTGGACCTGGTGGAAAGTCGCTCTACGGAGAGAAAGACTTTGCTAACTTGGCAGCTTTTGACGATATAGTGGGCAGCAGCGCGTTAGGTGGATTCACGGGTATGCAACTGCCTAAAATTCTCGCCGGCAAGACAGCCAACGCCCATCTTTCCATCGGTGATAAATATATGGGCGTGGGTGGATCGGCCGCCAAGCAAGACGTGGAGACCATGCTACAACTCGTTTATCTGTATTTCACCAATATTGGCAAGGATGAGAAAGCGGTGGCCAATCTCATGGACGGGTGGCGTACATCGCTCAAAAACAGGAATTTGTCGCACGAGACAATCTACTCGGATTCGCTTACGGCCACACTCTATGGACACAATCCAAGGCTTAGGCCATTTCTTGAGGAACACCTCAAAGATATAGACTATGACCGCGTGCTCCAAATCGCGCGCGAGCGCACAGCCAACGCATCGGCATGGACGTTCACCTTTGTGGGCGATTATGACGAGTCTACCATTCGGCCGCTCGTATGCCGTTATCTTGGCTCGCTGCCCACCAAGGGTAAGGTGAGGCACGGACATTTGCTTACATCCTATCAAAAGGGCGTGGTTGAAAACGTGTTCCATCGTAAGATGCAGACGCCCAAGGCTATGGCTTGCATGGTGTGGCACAATACCGACATGTCGTATACTTTGGATGGCGCCATGAAGATGAACATGATAGGGCAAATACTTAGCATGGTGTATCTCAAGAAGATACGCGAGGATGCGGGAGCGGCCTATTCGTGCGGAGCCGACGGTTCGGCTGAGATAGAGGGTGATTTCCACGCCTACTCGCTCGTGGTGACATGTCCCGTGAAGCCAGAGAAAAGTGATATCGCCCTAAAAATAATGCGCGACGAGGCCGAGCGCATGACCACGCATTGCGATGAAGCCATGTTGGAAAAGGTGAAAGCCTATATGCTAAAAAATGCCGATTTAGCTGTAAAAACAAACACTTATTGGCGAAACGTCATCGGTATGTATCGCCGTTATGGCATGGACACGCACTCTCAATACAAGGATGTCATCAAGAAACAAACGGTGAAGGGACTGTGCGATTTTATGAAAGAATTCTTGCAGGGCAACAATCGTGTTACCGTGGTGATGTTGCCGCAAGAATAA
- a CDS encoding PKD-like family lipoprotein — MKTMRNAIACAIVCATLTACFSDEGNYTYESLKPPTWLINVNNDPIYVYGRGGEKTYIDASRYFNWGKLDSLERSKEVRYEWRLNGKVFSTELKETIPTDEFMKRLGLTDYPTGSFDGDFAIIEKATGISFKARTYITIEPPIAECDFIVYSAKNNSDPHIGSMSALSLKYGRAANGTFSVPKFIFKKHLSDDIPGTPKRMDVSLSLNVSPTGSVTAITQEGDAVVLNASTLKQAWELGSQFADGTPANFKVSARRDQEIDADNPAFTWVATQDGRIFTRQTGKHYLGGKFLTEPYYLDEKGYKVTNFGHTLWGHTNIPCYDEKNRRVLIATSLEGNYHSYRVFMTDLSMPGWAGAPIMKMPADAEVFYLTAINGQMYWDRNNSWYQIWYNTGGKSMVGTFAVDNRTRKLNVPMANTYYFPYEVTGHLLNKETVFLTAATTRLSNLKSRCDLFSEGNKVFVVVRSGTWGSTSIDQVGQLPLKGITSKVTAMTYDRNDQYTQGRDYKHLLVGCENGDVLIYEVTNLPAPVLVGKYNAGGRVASIKQLRAERTTLDMY, encoded by the coding sequence ATGAAAACAATGAGAAACGCCATTGCGTGCGCAATTGTATGCGCTACGCTGACTGCGTGCTTCAGTGATGAGGGAAATTACACTTACGAATCGCTTAAGCCGCCAACGTGGCTCATCAATGTAAACAACGACCCTATATACGTGTATGGACGGGGTGGCGAGAAAACATACATCGACGCGTCGAGATACTTCAATTGGGGAAAACTCGACTCGCTTGAGAGAAGCAAGGAGGTGCGCTATGAGTGGCGCCTTAATGGCAAGGTATTCTCTACTGAGCTGAAAGAGACTATTCCCACCGATGAGTTCATGAAACGCTTGGGACTGACCGACTATCCCACTGGGAGTTTTGACGGTGACTTTGCTATCATAGAGAAAGCCACGGGTATTTCTTTCAAGGCCCGAACCTATATCACCATCGAGCCGCCCATCGCAGAGTGCGACTTCATCGTCTACTCGGCTAAGAACAACAGCGACCCGCATATCGGTTCCATGTCGGCGTTGAGCCTGAAATATGGACGTGCCGCCAACGGCACATTCAGCGTACCCAAGTTTATCTTCAAGAAACACTTGTCCGACGATATTCCCGGAACACCCAAGCGCATGGATGTCTCGCTGTCGCTCAATGTCAGTCCGACAGGTTCGGTGACGGCCATCACGCAGGAGGGAGACGCGGTGGTTCTCAACGCCTCCACGCTTAAGCAGGCTTGGGAACTTGGTTCACAGTTTGCCGACGGAACGCCTGCCAACTTCAAGGTTAGCGCTCGCAGGGACCAAGAAATAGATGCTGACAACCCCGCATTCACATGGGTTGCTACCCAAGACGGCCGTATTTTCACGCGCCAGACGGGCAAGCACTACCTCGGTGGAAAGTTTCTTACTGAGCCGTATTATCTCGATGAGAAGGGTTACAAGGTAACCAATTTTGGACATACGCTGTGGGGACACACCAACATCCCGTGCTACGACGAGAAAAACAGACGCGTGCTCATCGCGACATCGTTGGAGGGAAACTATCACAGCTATCGTGTCTTTATGACCGACTTGTCAATGCCGGGATGGGCGGGAGCACCCATCATGAAGATGCCAGCAGATGCAGAGGTATTCTATTTGACCGCCATCAATGGGCAAATGTATTGGGACCGAAACAACAGTTGGTATCAAATATGGTATAACACGGGCGGAAAATCCATGGTTGGAACCTTTGCCGTGGACAATCGGACGCGCAAACTCAATGTGCCGATGGCCAACACCTATTACTTCCCGTACGAGGTGACAGGGCACCTACTCAATAAAGAAACCGTGTTCCTTACTGCGGCCACAACCCGTTTGAGTAATCTCAAGAGCCGTTGTGACCTCTTTTCAGAGGGCAACAAGGTGTTTGTGGTTGTTAGGAGCGGCACATGGGGTTCCACATCCATAGACCAGGTAGGCCAACTGCCGCTCAAGGGCATTACCTCCAAAGTTACGGCCATGACCTATGACCGCAACGACCAGTACACGCAGGGACGTGATTACAAGCATTTGCTTGTTGGATGTGAGAACGGTGATGTCTTAATCTATGAGGTGACAAACCTGCCGGCACCAGTCCTTGTGGGCAAATACAACGCTGGTGGGCGGGTAGCCTCCATCAAACAACTGCGTGCAGAACGCACCACACTTGACATGTATTGA